A section of the Malania oleifera isolate guangnan ecotype guangnan chromosome 2, ASM2987363v1, whole genome shotgun sequence genome encodes:
- the LOC131147924 gene encoding extensin-like: MAKYGPHLVFALAICFMARYVAADDYKPSSPPPPPDESYAPAPYYYKSPPPPPYYYKSPPPPSPSPPPPYYYKSPPPPSPSPPPPYYYKSPPPPSPSPPPPYYYKSPPPPSPSPPPPYYYKSPPPPSPSPPPPYYYKSPPPPSPSPPPPYYYKSPPPPSPSPPPPYYYKSPPPPSPSPPPPYYYKSPPPPSPSPPPPYYYKSPPPPSPAPPPHD, from the coding sequence ATGGCCAAGTATGGGCCTCACCTGGTTTTTGCCTTGGCAATATGCTTTATGGCCAGATATGTAGCTGCTGACGACTATAAACCTTCATCTCCACCACCACCTCCTGACGAGTCTTACGCGCCAGCACCATACTACTACAAGTCTCCTCCACCTCCTCCTTACTACTATAAGTCCCCTCCGCCACCATCCCCATCTCCACCACCTCCATACTATTACAAGTCTCCACCACCCCCATCACCTTCACCTCCTCCCCCATATTACTATAAATCACCGCCCCCACCATCTCCATCACCCCCACCCCCTTACTACTACAAGTCCCCACCACCACCATCTCCATCACCTCCTCCTCCATATTACTATAAATCACCGCCTCCACCATCTCCATCACCCCCACCCCCTTACTACTACAAGTCCCCACCACCACCATCTCCGTCACCACCTCCTCCATACTACTACAAATCCCCACCACCACCCTCTCCCTCACCACCACCACCATACTATTATAAATCACCACCTCCGCCTTCACCATCACCTCCTCCACCCTACTACTACAAGTCACCACCACCTCCTTCTCCTTCGCCTCCCCCACCTTATTACTACAAGTCTCCACCacctccatctcctgcacccccACCTCATGATTAG
- the LOC131148437 gene encoding uncharacterized protein LOC131148437, producing the protein MVFLRVAPMKGVMRFERKGKLSPPNIGLFKILEMIGPVAYQVALPLTLSRVHDVFHVSVLRMHLLDPLYVISYESLEISKALAYGEVLVQILDQKVWKLCTKEIPLVKVLWRNHVVEEASWN; encoded by the coding sequence ATGGTATTTCTGAGGGTTGCTcctatgaaaggagtgatgaggttcgagaggaagggcaagttgagtcctCCAAACATTGGGCTGTTCAAGATTCTGGAGATGATAGGTCCAGTTGCTTATCAGGTAGCCTTACCCTTGACCTTATCTAGGgtgcatgatgtgtttcatgtgtcGGTGCTGAGGATGCACTTGCTAGATCCGTTGtacgtgatcagttatgagtcctTAGAAATTAGTAAAGCGCTAGCTTACGGTGAGGTACTGGTTCAAATTTTGGATCAGAAGGTATGGAAGCTatgtaccaaggagataccattggTAAAGGTGCTATGGCGCAACCACgtggttgaggaggcttcttggaaTTAG